One Veillonellaceae bacterium DNA segment encodes these proteins:
- a CDS encoding DUF2442 domain-containing protein — protein sequence METKGMLKMKILRVVPDNRQYITAYFDNNHSIKIDMKDKLQTARFSNLRNMELFMAPKTDGRAILWSGGISIGISELMEMASR from the coding sequence ATGGAGACGAAAGGAATGCTTAAAATGAAAATATTAAGAGTTGTGCCTGACAATAGGCAGTATATTACGGCTTATTTTGACAACAATCATTCGATAAAAATTGATATGAAAGACAAGCTGCAAACGGCTCGTTTTTCCAACCTGAGAAATATGGAATTGTTCATGGCGCCAAAAACTGATGGTCGGGCTATTTTGTGGTCGGGCGGGATTTCGATAGGTATCAGCGAGCTAATGGAAATGGCTAGCAGGTAG